From Spirosoma aerolatum, one genomic window encodes:
- the thiE gene encoding thiamine phosphate synthase, with the protein MNRLYLVTDSTVARRAGHTLPFVVEAACRAGVRWVQLREKELSTRAFLALGTEIKAITQAYGAHLIINDRVDIALALDADGVHVGQDDMPYPMVRSLIGPEKIIGLSINNLAELQGIDSDELDYLGIATVFPTGTKQDTSSLLGLEGLQNICSQTSIPTVAIGGINAQNIQQIMQTGVTGAAVVSAICGQPSPYEASRELLVKSERVNE; encoded by the coding sequence ATGAACCGCTTATATCTGGTGACGGACAGTACCGTAGCCCGAAGGGCAGGTCATACTCTTCCGTTCGTAGTTGAAGCAGCTTGCCGGGCGGGCGTTCGATGGGTACAGCTTCGAGAAAAGGAATTGTCTACACGGGCTTTTCTAGCGCTTGGTACCGAAATTAAGGCAATCACGCAGGCCTACGGTGCTCACCTGATCATCAACGACCGGGTCGATATAGCCCTGGCTCTCGATGCCGATGGCGTTCATGTAGGCCAGGACGATATGCCCTATCCGATGGTTCGGTCGCTGATTGGGCCGGAAAAAATCATTGGGTTGTCGATTAACAATTTGGCCGAATTACAAGGCATTGACAGTGACGAACTGGACTATCTGGGCATCGCTACCGTTTTTCCAACGGGCACCAAACAGGATACGTCGAGTTTATTAGGGTTGGAGGGCCTTCAGAACATATGCAGTCAAACGAGCATTCCAACGGTTGCAATTGGCGGTATTAACGCCCAAAACATTCAGCAGATAATGCAAACCGGTGTAACGGGTGCCGCCGTCGTTTCAGCCATTTGCGGTCAGCCGTCACCGTATGAAGCTAGCAGAGAATTACTAGTAAAGAGCGAAAGAGTGAATGAGTGA
- a CDS encoding amidohydrolase family protein: protein MLVVPGFNKAHNHLPSGLKSVRISLAGMDPSWETVQDSLRKVEGRTPESQWIEATIGPSIANSPEATRFVLDKIAPNHPVRLLSWWGHVGLYNSLGLREMGIAEDQPDPKGGFYERVTNGKTLTGKGCEKNAYLASHQLCKNGPIARREHYGR, encoded by the coding sequence ATGCTCGTCGTACCGGGATTCAACAAAGCCCACAATCATTTACCCAGCGGACTAAAGTCGGTAAGAATCTCGTTGGCAGGTATGGACCCCTCGTGGGAGACCGTGCAGGATTCACTAAGAAAAGTCGAAGGGCGCACTCCCGAAAGCCAATGGATTGAGGCTACTATTGGCCCCTCCATCGCCAATTCGCCGGAGGCCACCCGATTTGTGCTGGATAAAATTGCGCCCAACCATCCGGTTCGGCTGCTTTCGTGGTGGGGGCATGTCGGGCTGTATAATTCGTTAGGGCTCCGCGAAATGGGTATTGCCGAAGACCAGCCTGATCCCAAAGGTGGTTTTTACGAACGAGTGACTAATGGTAAAACGCTAACGGGCAAAGGCTGCGAAAAGAACGCCTACTTGGCCTCACACCAGTTATGCAAAAATGGCCCCATTGCGCGACGAGAACATTATGGTCGCTGA
- a CDS encoding LytR/AlgR family response regulator transcription factor: protein MLKAILIDDEPDCVRLLAHELGAYCPHIQVIGQTTSSEDGLRLIQILQPDVVFLDIEMPRMNGFQLLEKLGSISFSLIFVTAYNEFAVKAFRFSALDYLLKPIDSQDLQEAVRKAERQQRVDVRQIDQLRHQLQSHRVSDKIAVPYQQGVIFLPVGEVLYCESDSNYTKVIATQNRSYLLTRTLREVQEVLEERNFLRVHRQYVVNLDHIKLFMKGEGAYLVMTNDVSIPVARNQKDKLIQRFGWL from the coding sequence ATGTTGAAAGCGATTCTTATTGACGATGAACCTGATTGTGTGCGGCTGCTGGCGCACGAACTGGGAGCGTATTGTCCACATATTCAAGTGATTGGTCAAACGACGAGCAGCGAAGATGGTCTACGGTTGATTCAGATTCTACAACCCGACGTGGTATTCCTGGATATTGAAATGCCCCGAATGAATGGGTTTCAGTTGCTGGAGAAGCTTGGCTCCATTTCGTTCAGCCTGATTTTTGTAACAGCTTATAACGAGTTTGCGGTCAAAGCGTTCCGGTTTTCGGCGCTCGACTATTTATTGAAACCCATCGATTCGCAGGATTTGCAGGAGGCTGTTCGGAAAGCCGAACGCCAGCAACGGGTTGATGTTCGCCAAATCGACCAGCTTCGACACCAGTTACAGTCGCACCGGGTCAGCGATAAAATTGCCGTTCCTTACCAACAGGGCGTTATTTTTTTGCCTGTTGGTGAGGTTCTCTACTGCGAGTCTGATAGTAATTACACCAAAGTTATTGCTACCCAGAACCGATCTTATCTGCTTACACGAACGCTTCGTGAGGTACAGGAGGTGCTGGAAGAACGCAACTTTTTGCGTGTACATCGGCAATACGTCGTCAACCTCGATCACATTAAACTATTTATGAAGGGCGAAGGCGCCTATCTGGTTATGACCAACGATGTAAGTATCCCCGTCGCCCGTAACCAGAAAGACAAATTGATACAGCGGTTTGGCTGGTTGTAG
- a CDS encoding sugar phosphate isomerase/epimerase family protein: MTRTTLFLIALLAGSFISQAQPFGKLVPKTPGIVSYTLREKLGKDVPGTLDLIKSWGITDIEFSGLFGKTAPELRKLLDERGLHCSSYGVSYDAIDHKPDSILANAKALGVKYIRIGSIPHKGPATLEIMDKAIEVFNRFGKQAHDKGFMFCYHNHGFEFQPYENGTLFDYLVTKTNPDHVGYEMDVTWTFLPGQDPAKLLEKYPKRFRLMHLKDVKKGVPHSDKGGMTAEECVVMGTGQIDWPAVLKAARKSSVDHFYIEDESRIPEQQVPQSMAYLKSL; the protein is encoded by the coding sequence ATGACACGTACAACTTTGTTTTTGATTGCCCTGCTGGCTGGTTCATTCATCAGTCAGGCGCAACCTTTCGGTAAACTGGTTCCGAAAACACCCGGTATCGTTTCCTATACGTTACGAGAAAAACTTGGCAAGGATGTTCCCGGCACGCTGGACCTGATCAAGTCATGGGGAATTACCGACATTGAGTTTTCGGGCCTGTTTGGCAAAACCGCTCCTGAACTTCGTAAGTTGCTGGACGAGCGTGGGTTGCATTGCAGCAGCTACGGCGTGAGCTATGACGCTATCGATCATAAGCCAGACTCTATTCTGGCCAATGCCAAGGCGCTTGGTGTGAAATACATTCGTATCGGCTCCATCCCGCACAAAGGTCCGGCAACGCTCGAAATTATGGATAAAGCCATTGAAGTCTTCAACCGCTTTGGCAAACAGGCGCACGATAAAGGCTTTATGTTTTGCTACCATAACCATGGCTTTGAATTTCAGCCGTATGAGAACGGTACGCTGTTCGATTATTTGGTAACCAAAACCAATCCTGATCATGTAGGGTACGAAATGGATGTTACCTGGACATTTTTACCCGGTCAAGACCCGGCTAAGTTACTGGAAAAATACCCCAAACGGTTTCGGCTCATGCACCTGAAAGATGTGAAAAAAGGGGTCCCGCATAGCGATAAAGGTGGCATGACGGCCGAAGAGTGTGTAGTTATGGGAACTGGGCAAATTGACTGGCCAGCCGTATTGAAAGCCGCTCGCAAATCATCCGTCGATCACTTCTACATCGAAGATGAAAGCCGAATTCCTGAGCAGCAGGTGCCACAAAGTATGGCTTATCTGAAAAGCTTGTAA
- a CDS encoding GNAT family N-acetyltransferase → MVQLHTQRLLLRPWQSADAELFAAMNADSAVMEHFPACLTRAESDAMIERISNHMTTKGWGLWALEAPTLAPFIGFCGLWTVSFDAPFTPAVEIGWRLARPFWDNGYAFEAAQAALAFGLDTLGLPEIVSFTIPANVRSWRLMERLGMTHNPIDDFDHPRLPEGHPMRRHVLYRKQRANL, encoded by the coding sequence ATGGTTCAACTACATACCCAACGCCTTCTGCTTCGTCCCTGGCAATCTGCGGATGCGGAGCTGTTTGCGGCTATGAATGCCGACTCGGCCGTAATGGAACACTTTCCGGCTTGTCTGACCCGCGCTGAAAGTGATGCAATGATCGAACGCATAAGCAATCACATGACCACGAAAGGCTGGGGACTGTGGGCCCTTGAAGCGCCAACTCTTGCGCCGTTCATTGGTTTCTGTGGCTTATGGACCGTTTCGTTCGACGCTCCGTTTACACCTGCGGTTGAGATCGGTTGGCGACTGGCTCGTCCCTTTTGGGATAATGGATATGCGTTTGAGGCTGCACAGGCAGCTCTAGCGTTTGGCCTCGATACGCTTGGTTTACCCGAAATTGTATCATTCACCATTCCGGCCAATGTTCGTTCCTGGCGATTGATGGAACGTCTCGGCATGACACATAACCCCATCGACGATTTTGACCACCCACGACTGCCCGAGGGCCATCCTATGCGTCGGCATGTGTTGTATCGTAAACAACGTGCTAATCTGTGA
- the thiD gene encoding bifunctional hydroxymethylpyrimidine kinase/phosphomethylpyrimidine kinase produces MNTYTRTLTIAGSDSGGGAGIQADLKTFSALGCYGMSVLTALTAQNTKAVTGIFPVEPSFIVEQLKAVLSDIGADAVKIGMLHSPDVIEQVATTLREFGVSTIVLDPVMVAKSGDKLLQDEAVDALRTYLLPMASVITPNLPEASVLLGRSVETKADMLPAAVDLATLCPGAILVKGGHLVDAESTDLLYVSASEQHWFPTARIQTNNSHGTGCTLSSAIAAGLAKGLSVADAVAMAKAYLTGALQAGADYRLGHGHGPVHHFYNLWQ; encoded by the coding sequence ATGAACACATACACTCGAACATTGACCATTGCAGGCTCCGATAGTGGTGGCGGGGCTGGTATTCAGGCCGATCTGAAAACGTTTTCGGCGCTGGGCTGCTATGGCATGTCGGTCCTGACCGCTCTGACGGCTCAGAATACCAAAGCCGTTACGGGCATTTTTCCGGTAGAGCCTTCTTTTATTGTTGAGCAGTTGAAAGCTGTACTGAGCGACATTGGCGCCGATGCGGTAAAGATCGGAATGTTGCATTCGCCCGATGTTATCGAACAGGTGGCAACTACTCTTCGAGAGTTTGGGGTATCGACCATTGTGCTCGACCCGGTTATGGTCGCCAAGAGTGGCGATAAGCTCTTGCAGGACGAAGCCGTCGATGCATTAAGAACGTATCTGTTACCGATGGCATCGGTCATTACGCCAAACCTACCCGAAGCCAGCGTATTACTGGGCCGATCTGTAGAGACGAAAGCCGACATGTTGCCTGCGGCTGTCGATCTGGCAACGCTCTGCCCGGGTGCTATTCTGGTGAAAGGTGGTCATTTAGTTGATGCCGAAAGCACCGATTTACTCTATGTTTCGGCCAGTGAACAGCATTGGTTTCCAACAGCACGTATCCAAACGAATAACTCGCACGGAACGGGCTGTACGCTTTCGTCGGCTATTGCGGCTGGTTTGGCTAAAGGGCTATCGGTTGCCGATGCCGTTGCAATGGCTAAAGCCTACCTGACAGGAGCATTACAAGCCGGGGCCGATTATCGGTTAGGGCATGGACATGGGCCTGTTCATCATTTTTATAACCTCTGGCAATAA
- a CDS encoding alpha/beta hydrolase family protein → MKLTTIRYLFFLFLSLTTVSQVIAQTSSDTFVNGDLLPNAPELAARGSYPVGVRTIKLMHKDQVDVLHTKDGKHPLYDRPLTLEIWYPARTPDNKSAIVQYESVLGRSNDPKRPIVPFTFPGRASRDAEPDRNGGAYPLVIVSHGYPGSRLLLTYLTENLASKGYVVVAIDHTESTYSDLAAFPSTLVNRPLDDLFVLNEMARLSAKTSNNFLAGLLNADNTALIGYSMGGYGVLNTTGAGFSAEALKLFGQMTNGSTALESRTMNSPAYKPTLDSRIKAVVAFAPWGMERGVWDAAGLAGLTLPTLFIAGSKDDISGYEKGIKAIYDGAVNADRYLLTYVNARHNVAPNPPPAATLQPGVSPEEYGHYAEPVWNEHRINNINQHFVTAFLGIHLKKQDYANYLNLPETDAIGPWAGFKPRTSIGLEMRHTKP, encoded by the coding sequence ATGAAATTAACCACTATTCGTTACCTGTTTTTCCTGTTCCTATCATTGACAACGGTGTCGCAGGTTATCGCCCAAACATCCAGCGATACGTTTGTCAATGGCGATCTGTTGCCCAATGCGCCAGAACTGGCGGCTCGTGGAAGCTATCCGGTTGGCGTACGAACGATAAAATTAATGCACAAGGATCAGGTCGATGTGTTGCATACAAAGGATGGAAAGCATCCGCTGTATGATCGGCCACTTACGCTCGAAATCTGGTATCCGGCCCGAACTCCTGACAACAAATCGGCTATTGTACAGTACGAATCGGTGCTGGGCCGATCGAATGACCCCAAACGACCCATCGTTCCGTTTACGTTTCCGGGTCGTGCCAGCCGTGATGCCGAACCCGACCGAAATGGAGGAGCGTACCCACTGGTTATTGTTTCACATGGCTATCCGGGGTCACGGTTGTTGCTGACCTATCTGACCGAAAATCTGGCCTCGAAAGGGTATGTTGTCGTTGCCATCGATCATACCGAATCTACCTACAGCGATTTGGCCGCTTTCCCGAGTACGCTGGTGAATCGCCCGCTCGACGATTTGTTTGTCCTGAACGAAATGGCGCGACTGAGCGCAAAAACCAGTAACAACTTTCTGGCGGGGTTGCTAAATGCTGACAATACGGCGCTGATTGGGTATTCGATGGGCGGTTATGGCGTGCTTAACACGACAGGGGCTGGTTTTAGTGCCGAAGCATTGAAGCTGTTTGGGCAAATGACCAATGGAAGCACCGCACTAGAGTCTCGCACCATGAACTCACCCGCTTATAAGCCTACGCTCGACTCGCGGATCAAGGCCGTAGTTGCGTTTGCTCCCTGGGGTATGGAGCGGGGTGTATGGGATGCAGCCGGATTAGCCGGGTTGACGTTACCAACACTGTTTATAGCGGGAAGCAAGGATGATATTTCCGGCTACGAAAAGGGCATCAAAGCTATTTACGATGGGGCCGTCAATGCTGACCGCTACTTGCTCACGTACGTGAATGCCCGACATAATGTAGCACCGAACCCGCCCCCAGCGGCAACGCTTCAGCCCGGTGTATCGCCTGAAGAATATGGTCATTATGCCGAGCCTGTCTGGAATGAGCATCGCATCAACAACATCAATCAGCATTTTGTAACCGCCTTTCTCGGTATTCACCTGAAGAAACAAGACTACGCCAATTACCTGAATCTTCCAGAAACAGATGCTATTGGGCCCTGGGCTGGCTTCAAACCACGTACTTCCATCGGCCTGGAAATGCGTCATACCAAACCGTAA
- a CDS encoding amidohydrolase family protein encodes MVAEFKGMTQAVIAYTRTAAYAEFAEPQKEPLTVGKVADLAVLSQNIFKVPVPKLFQTESILTLVNGVVVYDAGLLTVN; translated from the coding sequence ATGGTCGCTGAATTTAAAGGCATGACGCAGGCCGTTATCGCCTATACGCGCACAGCCGCCTATGCCGAGTTTGCCGAGCCGCAAAAAGAGCCGTTGACCGTTGGTAAAGTGGCTGATTTGGCGGTACTATCCCAGAATATTTTCAAAGTCCCCGTTCCTAAGCTATTTCAGACGGAGAGTATACTGACACTGGTGAATGGCGTTGTTGTATACGATGCAGGCTTACTGACCGTTAACTAG
- the tenA gene encoding thiaminase II, producing the protein MKFTEQLWQDIAPIYESILKHGFVDELMTGSLPTALFQYYIQQDALYLADFSRALNLLAARSVSTDDGLQFTQFAQNAILVERALHETYFSLYGIEPTSSKMPACFAYTNYVLATTSLQSVAVGAAAVLPCFWIYRQVGTHIYQQAIQENPYRAWINTYAGEAFDESVNQMLAVTDRLAEQAGETEQMRMRDAFRMSSQLEWYFWNDAYTQNRWQV; encoded by the coding sequence ATGAAATTCACCGAACAACTCTGGCAGGACATTGCTCCTATTTACGAATCGATTCTGAAACACGGTTTTGTGGATGAACTGATGACGGGCAGTCTGCCCACGGCTCTATTTCAGTACTACATTCAGCAGGATGCCCTGTATCTGGCCGATTTCAGCCGTGCGCTCAATCTGCTGGCTGCTCGGTCGGTCAGTACGGACGATGGATTGCAGTTTACTCAGTTTGCACAAAATGCCATCCTGGTCGAGCGAGCGTTGCACGAAACCTATTTTTCGCTCTATGGTATCGAGCCGACTTCGTCAAAAATGCCAGCCTGTTTTGCCTATACGAATTACGTGCTAGCCACTACGTCACTTCAATCGGTTGCCGTCGGAGCAGCGGCTGTTTTGCCCTGTTTCTGGATTTACCGGCAGGTCGGAACGCATATTTATCAACAAGCCATTCAGGAAAATCCGTACCGAGCCTGGATCAATACCTATGCTGGAGAAGCGTTTGATGAATCCGTCAACCAAATGCTGGCGGTAACTGATCGTTTAGCTGAACAGGCTGGAGAGACCGAACAAATGCGAATGCGCGACGCTTTCCGAATGTCGAGCCAACTGGAATGGTACTTCTGGAACGATGCTTATACGCAGAACCGGTGGCAGGTATGA
- a CDS encoding beta-L-arabinofuranosidase domain-containing protein yields MKKISIALAVGLLGLPTTFVQAQQKTSAGSRSALASAHYQDLPVGAIRPEGWLQQQLVIMKNGATGHLDEYYPKVKNDNGWLGGKGDGWEETPYWLDGALPLAYLLDDKDLKDKVVKYVNWTLDHQRSSGFFGPLTKKELEGKPMESCADGADWWPRMIMLKVLQQYYTATNDARVIPFMTRYFRYQFENLKTCPLNKWTEWSESRGGDNIMSVYWLYERTGDRFLLDLADILYKQTTDWTSLLGGRNWAIGAAVNQTGEKWMDRHAVNVGMGLKMPAEYYRGKKDVNYLNAVRTGFHDLMTLHGLPHGMFSGDEDLHGNEPTQGVELCAIVEAMFSLEEIIGITGEPAYMDALERMTFNALPTQTTDDYRSRQYFQIANQVQVSRGVFDFSLPFGRGMNNVFGPYAGYTCCTANMHQGWTKFASHLWYATPTKGVAALEYAPNTLKTKVAGGTDVTIQEATNYPFDDQITFTISLPKTTTFPLDLRIPGWCTEATISLNGQLLRTDKGGQVVSLNRAWNNGDKLTLKLPMLVRTSNWAKNSRAIERGPLVYALKVESTVAEKTEKTEGTYYEYQPKSTWNYGLPKAILDDPEKNTTVTIKPMPATFVWNEASAPIEIKTTGRQIPNWKLVDGVARQPVTTREGIYQGEVANEVETLTLIPYGCTKLRVVAFPVVK; encoded by the coding sequence ATGAAAAAAATTAGTATTGCGCTGGCTGTTGGCCTACTTGGCTTGCCGACCACGTTCGTACAGGCGCAACAGAAAACGTCAGCTGGTAGTCGTTCTGCCCTGGCTTCGGCCCATTATCAGGATCTGCCAGTGGGCGCTATCCGCCCTGAAGGCTGGTTGCAGCAGCAACTGGTAATCATGAAAAATGGAGCCACTGGGCATCTGGACGAATATTATCCGAAAGTAAAAAACGACAACGGCTGGCTGGGGGGCAAAGGCGATGGCTGGGAAGAAACACCCTACTGGCTGGATGGTGCGTTGCCACTGGCCTATTTGCTCGACGATAAAGACTTGAAAGATAAAGTAGTAAAATACGTTAACTGGACACTCGATCATCAGCGCTCAAGCGGTTTTTTCGGGCCATTGACGAAGAAAGAACTGGAAGGTAAACCGATGGAGTCCTGCGCTGATGGGGCCGACTGGTGGCCACGGATGATTATGCTCAAGGTGCTGCAGCAGTATTACACCGCTACGAATGATGCGCGGGTGATTCCGTTCATGACCAGGTACTTTCGCTACCAGTTTGAAAACTTGAAAACCTGCCCGTTGAACAAATGGACAGAGTGGTCGGAGTCGCGGGGTGGCGATAACATCATGAGCGTCTACTGGCTATACGAGCGAACAGGCGACCGTTTTTTGCTTGACCTGGCCGACATTCTTTATAAACAAACCACTGACTGGACCAGTCTGCTGGGCGGACGAAACTGGGCCATCGGGGCAGCCGTAAACCAGACAGGCGAAAAATGGATGGATCGTCATGCCGTTAATGTCGGCATGGGACTGAAAATGCCCGCTGAATATTATCGCGGTAAAAAAGATGTTAACTACCTCAACGCCGTACGGACCGGGTTTCATGACTTGATGACCCTGCATGGGCTTCCACATGGTATGTTTTCGGGCGATGAAGACCTGCATGGCAACGAGCCTACCCAGGGCGTTGAACTCTGTGCGATTGTTGAAGCCATGTTCTCTCTCGAAGAAATCATCGGCATCACAGGAGAGCCTGCCTATATGGATGCGCTGGAGCGAATGACCTTCAACGCGCTGCCCACCCAAACGACCGACGATTATCGCTCACGGCAGTATTTTCAGATTGCCAATCAGGTACAGGTGTCGCGGGGGGTATTCGATTTTTCGTTGCCCTTCGGTCGGGGTATGAACAATGTATTTGGGCCCTACGCAGGCTATACGTGCTGTACCGCCAACATGCACCAGGGGTGGACAAAATTTGCGTCTCATCTCTGGTATGCCACACCCACCAAAGGCGTTGCTGCGCTGGAATATGCGCCCAATACATTGAAAACGAAAGTAGCAGGCGGCACTGACGTCACCATTCAGGAAGCAACCAATTACCCGTTCGATGACCAGATAACGTTTACGATCAGCTTACCCAAAACGACTACATTTCCTCTCGACTTACGCATTCCTGGCTGGTGTACCGAAGCGACGATTTCGTTGAATGGCCAACTGTTGCGTACGGATAAAGGCGGTCAGGTCGTTAGTCTGAATCGTGCCTGGAACAATGGAGATAAGTTGACGCTGAAACTGCCCATGTTGGTTCGGACCAGCAACTGGGCCAAAAACTCCCGTGCTATCGAACGTGGTCCTCTAGTCTATGCGCTGAAAGTAGAATCGACGGTAGCAGAAAAGACAGAGAAAACGGAGGGGACGTATTATGAGTACCAGCCGAAAAGTACCTGGAACTACGGGCTTCCGAAGGCGATACTTGACGATCCCGAAAAAAACACAACGGTGACCATCAAGCCAATGCCTGCTACTTTTGTCTGGAATGAAGCCAGTGCGCCTATCGAAATCAAAACCACGGGGCGTCAAATTCCGAACTGGAAACTGGTGGACGGAGTGGCCCGACAACCCGTTACCACCCGTGAGGGCATTTATCAGGGCGAGGTTGCCAATGAAGTAGAAACCCTGACGTTGATTCCTTATGGTTGTACCAAACTACGGGTAGTTGCGTTCCCAGTGGTGAAATAA
- the thiM gene encoding hydroxyethylthiazole kinase, with the protein MTQLATLIWTDVERIRAQAPLVHSITNFVVMNNTANALLALGASPAMVHAPEEVEEFVSISSALVINIGTLDATFVAGMKRAMKQAKALGKPIVFDPVGVGATSFRNQVSEELLTLAAPDIIRGNASEIMALAGLNAQTKGVDSLYGSEAAVDAAKRLSSVWGSVVVISGETDYIIHGDQIAKVANGHPLMTKVTGMGCTATALIGAFAAVNTNYVQAATHAMAVMGIAGELAVARNSAPGSLQVNFLDTLYQLTEANITDTLNLTLS; encoded by the coding sequence ATGACTCAACTCGCAACGCTAATCTGGACCGATGTCGAACGCATTCGCGCACAGGCTCCCCTGGTTCACAGCATTACTAACTTTGTGGTTATGAACAACACGGCCAACGCGCTGCTGGCGCTTGGGGCTTCGCCCGCGATGGTTCATGCACCCGAAGAAGTCGAAGAATTCGTTTCCATTTCAAGTGCCCTGGTCATTAATATTGGCACACTCGATGCCACGTTTGTGGCTGGGATGAAACGGGCCATGAAACAGGCCAAAGCCCTGGGGAAGCCCATTGTTTTTGATCCAGTCGGCGTTGGGGCTACTTCGTTTCGCAATCAGGTTAGTGAAGAGTTACTGACGCTGGCGGCTCCAGATATCATTCGCGGCAATGCCTCCGAAATTATGGCACTGGCTGGTTTAAACGCTCAAACCAAAGGCGTCGATAGTTTGTATGGTTCGGAAGCAGCTGTCGATGCGGCTAAACGATTGAGTTCGGTGTGGGGATCGGTAGTAGTAATCAGTGGCGAAACCGACTACATCATTCACGGCGACCAAATCGCTAAAGTGGCCAACGGGCATCCGTTGATGACCAAAGTGACCGGCATGGGGTGCACAGCTACAGCCTTAATTGGCGCGTTTGCCGCTGTGAACACCAACTATGTTCAGGCAGCTACGCATGCCATGGCGGTAATGGGTATTGCCGGAGAGCTGGCCGTAGCCCGGAATTCTGCCCCCGGTAGCTTGCAGGTCAACTTCCTGGATACACTGTATCAACTGACCGAAGCCAACATTACCGATACCCTCAACCTGACTCTGTCATGA